The proteins below come from a single Chryseobacterium bernardetii genomic window:
- a CDS encoding cation-translocating P-type ATPase — protein MNYNIPEGLKGLTEAEVEVSRKKYGFNSLEAVKKETWVNLLIDILKEPMLILLICVSFIYVLTGDYGEALFMFAAIIGVTAISFYQDNRSKKALEALEKLNEPLSRVIRDSKVVEIPTFEIAVGDLCITEEGNLINADGKIVHSNDFSVNESSLTGESFSVFKDSRSEDNRVYSGTITVSGLAVFEVESIGKETKVGKIGQSILNIKTEISPLQLQIRNFVKGMAVIGLIIFLAVCIFSFVKTGDFVTSLLSGLTLAMSVLPEEIPVAFTTFMALGAWKLMREGIIIKRSSIVETLGSVSVICTDKTGTITENSMQLKHLYDYRSDRIYEEPEFGTVELHELIDYAMWSSEPVPFDPMEITLHKIYEQTRKPDQRKDYQLFHEYPLEGKPPMMTHLFENGQKERIIAAKGAPEAIISVSNLSEEEKNKVRQLVKNFGDQGFRVLGVGRSHFEGNDFPDKQQDFRFDFLGLTVFYDPPKKGIKEVFRHIYDAGIKVKVITGDNADTTRAIALQAGIENKTPPVNGSEIVGYSEADLIKLSENTTLFTRMFPEAKLEVISALKAQGHVVAMLGDGVNDGPALKAAHIGVAMGNKGTEIAKSAAALVITNDDLDKLVTGIAAGRRIYANIKKAIQYIISIHIPIILTVSLPLFLGWVFPHLLTPVHVIFLELVMGPTCSIVYENEPMERNAMKKPPRALTDTFLNWKELSVSIVQGLIITAGILWIYQYSAGHGNDEAKTRALVFSTLIFANILLSLVNRSFHYSVLESFKNRNILLAGISVLVVLLLLVILYVAPVSGFFSVTALSINELGLTLLTASVSVLWFEIYKLIKRLYFRK, from the coding sequence ATGAATTACAATATTCCTGAAGGTTTGAAAGGTCTTACAGAAGCTGAAGTAGAAGTTTCCAGAAAAAAATATGGTTTTAACAGCCTTGAAGCTGTTAAGAAAGAAACATGGGTAAATTTACTCATTGATATTCTGAAAGAACCTATGCTGATTCTGCTTATCTGTGTTTCCTTTATTTATGTGCTTACAGGAGATTATGGAGAGGCTTTATTCATGTTTGCTGCTATTATAGGTGTTACAGCAATTTCTTTTTATCAGGATAACAGAAGCAAGAAGGCCCTGGAAGCGCTTGAAAAGCTCAATGAGCCTTTGAGCAGGGTGATCAGGGATTCAAAAGTTGTTGAAATTCCCACTTTTGAAATAGCAGTTGGTGATCTGTGCATTACCGAAGAAGGAAATCTTATCAATGCAGACGGAAAAATTGTTCACAGTAACGATTTTTCCGTTAACGAATCCTCACTCACAGGAGAAAGCTTTTCTGTTTTCAAGGACAGCAGATCAGAAGATAACAGGGTGTACAGCGGAACAATTACGGTTTCCGGACTTGCGGTTTTTGAGGTTGAAAGCATTGGAAAAGAAACCAAAGTAGGAAAAATAGGACAGTCTATACTCAATATAAAAACAGAAATATCTCCTTTACAGCTTCAGATCCGGAACTTTGTAAAGGGGATGGCTGTTATCGGGCTCATCATCTTCCTGGCAGTATGCATCTTCAGCTTTGTCAAAACGGGAGACTTTGTGACCAGTTTATTGAGCGGGCTTACATTGGCAATGTCTGTACTGCCTGAAGAGATCCCTGTAGCCTTTACTACTTTTATGGCTTTGGGTGCCTGGAAACTAATGAGGGAAGGCATCATTATAAAAAGAAGCAGTATTGTGGAAACCTTGGGAAGTGTTTCTGTAATTTGCACTGATAAAACAGGTACTATTACGGAAAACTCTATGCAGCTGAAACATCTTTATGATTACCGTTCTGACAGGATTTATGAAGAGCCGGAGTTTGGAACAGTAGAGCTGCATGAGCTTATTGATTACGCGATGTGGAGTAGTGAGCCTGTACCTTTTGATCCTATGGAAATAACACTGCATAAGATCTATGAACAGACCCGGAAGCCTGATCAAAGAAAAGACTATCAGCTGTTTCATGAATATCCGCTGGAAGGAAAACCGCCAATGATGACCCATCTTTTTGAAAACGGACAAAAAGAGAGGATTATTGCTGCTAAAGGAGCTCCGGAAGCCATCATCAGTGTTTCCAATCTTTCAGAAGAAGAAAAGAATAAGGTAAGACAGTTAGTAAAGAACTTCGGAGATCAGGGATTCAGGGTTCTTGGGGTGGGCAGGTCTCATTTTGAAGGAAATGATTTCCCGGATAAGCAGCAGGATTTCAGATTTGATTTTTTAGGGCTGACTGTATTTTATGATCCTCCTAAAAAGGGAATAAAAGAAGTATTCAGACATATTTATGATGCAGGTATTAAAGTAAAAGTCATTACAGGCGACAATGCGGATACCACCAGAGCCATTGCATTACAGGCAGGAATAGAAAATAAAACTCCTCCCGTTAATGGAAGTGAAATAGTAGGATATTCAGAAGCAGATCTTATCAAACTTTCTGAAAATACCACTTTGTTTACAAGGATGTTTCCGGAAGCAAAGCTGGAAGTGATTTCTGCCTTGAAAGCACAAGGCCATGTAGTAGCCATGCTGGGTGATGGTGTGAATGACGGCCCGGCTTTAAAAGCTGCTCATATTGGAGTGGCCATGGGAAATAAAGGAACTGAAATTGCCAAGTCTGCAGCGGCGCTGGTTATTACCAATGATGATCTGGATAAACTTGTTACAGGTATAGCTGCCGGGCGCAGGATCTATGCCAATATAAAGAAAGCTATTCAGTATATTATTTCCATTCATATCCCTATAATACTCACTGTTTCTTTGCCTTTGTTTCTGGGTTGGGTATTTCCTCACCTATTAACTCCGGTGCATGTAATTTTTCTGGAGCTGGTCATGGGGCCCACGTGTTCTATTGTTTACGAGAATGAACCTATGGAAAGGAATGCAATGAAGAAGCCGCCGAGAGCCCTTACAGATACATTTCTGAACTGGAAAGAACTTTCGGTAAGTATTGTTCAGGGATTGATCATAACGGCTGGGATATTATGGATATACCAATATTCCGCTGGCCATGGAAATGATGAAGCCAAAACCCGGGCATTGGTTTTCAGTACTCTGATATTTGCCAATATACTGCTGAGTCTGGTGAACCGTTCTTTTCATTACAGTGTTTTGGAGAGTTTTAAAAACCGGAATATCCTGCTTGCAGGAATCTCAGTGTTGGTTGTATTGCTGCTGTTGGTCATTCTCTATGTAGCCCCCGTTTCTGGATTTTTCAGCGTTACAGCTCTGAGCATAAATGAACTTGGATTGACATTGCTCACTGCTTCAGTTTCTGTGTTATGGTTTGAAATTTATAAACTTATAAAAAGGCTTTACTTTAGGAAATAA
- a CDS encoding sensor histidine kinase has protein sequence MNNMTISMRKRWKQEIIIFCAMYILTMLHEWLFINSLENFLKGFVFFVILYIQAQVHRFFIFKFYVNKNYFIYILLSLAVISAGASVLFIADFYWIQPEFFEPDELALGFLYHFVICIISTATIMALSLMQSYALEVQRRNMDQILLNEMNLKFLHAQLNPHFFFNMLNNLYGVSLTEPARTPELIVKLSELMRYQIENGNVPKVLLSDEINFIRNYIDLERERIGKRCDIRFICNHSADEMKVWQISPLLLIILVENSFKHSQNLTKWFVHIVIELRQDTLYMTIDNSLADENLKKMSTQVGLNNLRQRLHFIYNNNFSLNEKQSEFTYETTLTLTLEKLIL, from the coding sequence ATGAACAATATGACGATCAGCATGCGCAAAAGATGGAAACAGGAGATTATAATCTTTTGTGCAATGTATATTCTTACCATGCTCCATGAGTGGTTGTTTATCAATTCCCTGGAAAATTTCTTAAAAGGTTTTGTCTTTTTTGTGATCCTTTATATACAGGCACAGGTTCATCGGTTCTTTATTTTCAAGTTTTATGTAAACAAAAATTATTTCATCTATATCCTATTATCTTTAGCTGTTATTTCGGCAGGTGCGTCTGTTCTTTTTATAGCAGATTTCTATTGGATACAGCCGGAGTTTTTTGAACCGGATGAACTGGCACTCGGTTTTTTATATCATTTCGTGATTTGCATTATCAGTACTGCAACCATTATGGCCCTATCTCTGATGCAGAGTTATGCTTTGGAAGTTCAGCGCAGAAATATGGACCAGATTCTGCTCAACGAAATGAACCTTAAATTTCTCCATGCGCAGCTAAATCCACATTTTTTCTTTAATATGCTTAACAATCTGTATGGTGTAAGCTTAACGGAGCCCGCCCGGACTCCGGAACTCATTGTTAAATTATCTGAGCTGATGCGTTATCAGATAGAAAACGGCAATGTTCCCAAAGTTTTACTATCAGACGAAATTAACTTTATTCGGAATTATATTGATTTAGAAAGGGAAAGAATCGGTAAAAGATGTGATATACGTTTTATATGCAATCATTCGGCAGATGAAATGAAAGTATGGCAGATATCACCTCTCCTGCTTATTATACTGGTTGAAAACAGTTTTAAACATAGCCAAAATCTAACCAAGTGGTTTGTTCATATTGTTATTGAGCTGAGACAAGATACATTATATATGACCATAGATAATTCGCTGGCGGATGAGAACCTTAAAAAAATGTCTACACAGGTAGGTCTGAATAATCTCAGACAACGATTGCATTTTATCTATAACAATAATTTTAGTCTTAATGAAAAGCAATCTGAATTCACTTATGAGACAACCCTAACGCTTACTCTCGAAAAACTAATCTTATGA
- a CDS encoding efflux RND transporter periplasmic adaptor subunit, translating to MKRKFKIISYSLPIIGLLMIYECKDHGKTESVPAAVSSKDENVVTLTEAQLKNAPIAATTLSLQKISSLLKLNGMIDVPPQNLVSVSIPLGGYLKSSSLLPGKPVSKGQVIAVIENPQFIQLQQDYLMARSKMHFAELDYNRQKTLNQSQATSDKVMQQAQSEMNSQKILMNSLAQQLRLININPASLNSGNIKKSVPVYSSINGFVSKVNVNIGKYVNPSDVLFELINPDDIHLNLKVYEKDLGNLKMGQRFTAYTNAAPDKKYYGEIILISKDVNPGGMAEVHCHFEKYDQSLVPGMYMNAEIETSTSFSNAVPEESIVNFEGKSFVFVEEKTRTYRLTPVTLGETENGFIQILNTDDFKNKKIVTKNAYTLLMKLKNTADE from the coding sequence ATGAAACGTAAATTTAAAATCATATCATATTCTCTGCCAATAATAGGACTGCTCATGATTTATGAGTGTAAAGACCATGGAAAAACGGAATCGGTACCAGCAGCGGTCTCTTCCAAAGATGAAAACGTAGTAACGCTTACTGAAGCCCAATTAAAAAATGCTCCTATAGCAGCTACAACTCTTTCTTTACAGAAGATATCTTCGCTTTTAAAGCTTAATGGAATGATTGATGTTCCTCCGCAAAACCTGGTTTCGGTAAGTATTCCACTGGGCGGATATCTCAAATCCAGCAGTCTGTTGCCGGGAAAGCCGGTTTCAAAAGGACAGGTGATTGCCGTTATTGAAAACCCGCAGTTTATCCAGCTTCAGCAGGATTATTTAATGGCAAGGTCTAAAATGCATTTTGCCGAACTGGACTACAACCGTCAGAAAACCCTTAATCAAAGTCAGGCTACCAGTGATAAAGTCATGCAGCAGGCCCAGTCTGAAATGAACAGCCAGAAAATCCTGATGAACTCCCTGGCACAGCAGCTCCGCCTTATCAATATTAACCCAGCATCGCTGAATTCCGGGAATATTAAAAAAAGCGTTCCGGTTTACAGCAGCATCAATGGGTTTGTGAGTAAGGTAAATGTGAACATCGGAAAATATGTAAATCCTTCGGATGTCCTTTTTGAACTCATCAATCCGGATGATATACATCTTAACCTTAAAGTATATGAAAAAGATCTTGGAAACCTCAAAATGGGACAACGGTTTACGGCCTACACGAATGCAGCTCCTGATAAAAAATATTACGGAGAGATTATTCTGATCAGTAAGGATGTTAACCCGGGAGGTATGGCTGAAGTACACTGTCATTTTGAAAAATATGACCAGAGCCTTGTACCGGGAATGTATATGAATGCAGAAATAGAAACAAGTACCTCTTTTTCCAATGCGGTTCCTGAAGAAAGCATTGTCAATTTTGAAGGAAAAAGCTTTGTTTTTGTGGAAGAGAAAACGCGTACCTACCGCCTGACTCCTGTGACATTGGGTGAAACAGAGAACGGGTTCATACAGATACTTAATACCGATGATTTTAAAAATAAGAAAATTGTCACCAAGAATGCTTATACCCTTCTTATGAAACTTAAGAACACTGCAGATGAATAA
- a CDS encoding heme-binding domain-containing protein, whose amino-acid sequence MKTSSLIKIGAGFIVLFLIVIQFFDTDKNIAAAPSGNAIEKHYVVPGHVQGLLKTSCYDCHSNTTAYPWYNKIQPVKWWLTDHVNSGKRHFNFDEFDTYPKEKKLRKLDEVAETVRSGEMPLTSYTVVHHEAKLSDADKAEIEQWVKEVKKQIQ is encoded by the coding sequence ATGAAAACATCTTCTTTAATAAAAATAGGAGCAGGCTTTATAGTTCTGTTTCTCATCGTTATCCAATTTTTTGATACTGATAAAAATATTGCGGCAGCTCCTTCGGGAAATGCTATTGAAAAACATTATGTGGTGCCCGGGCATGTACAGGGATTATTGAAAACGAGCTGTTATGACTGTCATTCCAACACTACAGCTTATCCGTGGTACAATAAAATCCAGCCTGTAAAATGGTGGTTGACAGATCATGTTAATTCCGGGAAGAGACATTTTAATTTTGATGAGTTTGATACTTATCCTAAAGAGAAAAAGCTGCGTAAGCTTGATGAAGTTGCGGAAACTGTAAGAAGCGGTGAGATGCCTCTTACCTCTTATACTGTTGTTCATCACGAGGCAAAATTATCTGATGCCGATAAAGCAGAAATAGAACAGTGGGTAAAAGAAGTAAAAAAGCAGATCCAATAA
- a CDS encoding thioredoxin family protein: protein MKTIFLTLIMGLFSMGAVAQNRFENAKKEAAAKKELILLNFSGSDWCIPCIKLHKNIIETEDFKKLEKENVIVYVNADFPRNKKNQLSAEMKKENAALADMYNSKGQFPYTLLLDETGKVLKSWVGLPSENALAFSKEIREVQQQRK, encoded by the coding sequence ATGAAAACAATATTTCTAACCCTCATTATGGGTTTATTTTCTATGGGCGCTGTGGCTCAGAACCGCTTTGAGAATGCCAAAAAAGAGGCTGCAGCCAAAAAAGAACTTATTTTACTTAATTTTTCCGGTTCCGACTGGTGTATTCCGTGCATAAAGCTTCATAAAAACATTATAGAGACAGAAGACTTTAAAAAGCTGGAGAAAGAAAACGTTATCGTCTATGTGAACGCAGATTTTCCAAGAAATAAAAAGAACCAGCTTTCCGCGGAAATGAAAAAGGAAAATGCTGCACTTGCCGATATGTACAATTCAAAAGGGCAGTTTCCCTATACTCTTTTACTTGACGAGACAGGAAAGGTATTGAAAAGCTGGGTGGGTTTACCTTCTGAAAATGCTTTAGCTTTCAGTAAAGAGATCCGCGAGGTGCAACAGCAAAGAAAATAG
- a CDS encoding DUF3570 domain-containing protein, producing MKKIVISIWALFGFVSAKAQENSNTAPSKKLTFDEANLVSSYYHQDGNNSAVTGGMGSEKLTDISNTIDVTMVKYDSKQRKNKFNLSVGVDHYTSASSDMIDLKANSSASHADTRIYPSLQWSRENESKGSTIFGGIMFSGEFDYQSYGANIGFAQKTGNRMGEFTAKFQTYLDQVKLVTPIELRTGASTGREHENYGTSGRNTFALSLAYSQIINKNFQVEFLTDAVQQTGFLSLPFHRVYFTDGSVHQETLPDKRFKLPLGVRANYFLGDRFIFRTYYRYYTDSWGIRSNTFNIETPVKISPFVSVSPFYRYYSQKGTKYFAPYEQHTAFDDYYTSNYDLSTFNSNFYGAGIRFSPKNGLFGIERLNMLEIRYGHYTKSIGMSSDIISLNLRFK from the coding sequence ATGAAAAAAATTGTAATAAGCATATGGGCTCTTTTTGGGTTCGTAAGCGCTAAGGCACAGGAAAATTCTAATACAGCACCCTCTAAAAAATTAACCTTTGATGAGGCTAATCTTGTCTCCAGCTACTACCATCAGGACGGAAATAATTCTGCAGTAACCGGAGGGATGGGATCAGAAAAACTTACTGACATTTCCAATACGATTGATGTTACGATGGTAAAATATGATAGTAAGCAACGCAAAAATAAATTCAATCTGAGTGTTGGGGTAGATCATTATACCTCAGCTTCATCAGATATGATAGATCTTAAAGCCAATTCTTCGGCCTCACATGCAGATACCAGGATATATCCGTCACTTCAATGGAGCCGGGAGAATGAAAGTAAAGGAAGTACTATTTTCGGGGGAATAATGTTTTCTGGGGAATTTGATTATCAGTCTTACGGGGCTAATATTGGTTTTGCACAGAAAACAGGAAACAGGATGGGAGAGTTCACAGCAAAATTTCAAACTTATCTTGATCAGGTAAAACTTGTAACTCCTATAGAATTGCGTACAGGGGCTTCTACAGGCCGGGAACATGAAAATTATGGCACAAGCGGAAGAAATACTTTTGCCTTGTCTTTAGCTTATTCCCAGATTATTAATAAGAATTTTCAGGTTGAATTTCTAACGGATGCTGTACAGCAGACCGGCTTTCTAAGCCTGCCTTTCCACAGGGTATATTTCACGGATGGCTCTGTTCATCAGGAAACACTTCCGGATAAAAGATTCAAGCTTCCGTTGGGAGTGCGGGCTAATTATTTTCTGGGAGACCGGTTTATCTTCAGGACCTATTACCGGTATTATACGGATAGCTGGGGTATAAGATCAAATACCTTCAATATTGAAACTCCGGTAAAAATATCCCCTTTTGTTTCAGTAAGTCCGTTCTACAGGTATTATTCGCAAAAAGGAACCAAGTATTTTGCACCTTATGAGCAGCATACTGCCTTTGATGATTATTATACAAGCAACTATGATCTGTCTACCTTTAACAGTAATTTTTATGGTGCCGGCATCCGGTTTAGCCCTAAAAACGGATTGTTTGGAATAGAACGCCTGAATATGCTTGAAATCAGATACGGGCACTATACAAAATCCATAGGAATGAGTTCAGATATTATTTCTCTGAATCTTAGATTTAAGTAA
- a CDS encoding DUF4266 domain-containing protein, which translates to MKNKIKRIGIGLAAAIILILAHSCTALKEYDKAKLNDAEMALGNRTIEKTELNFQSYREGSSGANSGKVGGGCGCN; encoded by the coding sequence ATGAAAAATAAGATAAAAAGAATAGGAATCGGCCTGGCGGCTGCTATTATCCTGATCCTTGCCCACTCCTGTACTGCCCTGAAAGAGTACGATAAGGCAAAGCTTAATGATGCTGAAATGGCATTAGGCAACAGAACTATAGAGAAGACTGAGCTTAATTTCCAATCTTACCGGGAAGGTTCCTCAGGAGCTAATTCCGGAAAAGTAGGCGGAGGTTGCGGATGTAATTAG
- a CDS encoding LytR/AlgR family response regulator transcription factor, with the protein MNQLNCIIIDDEEGAHRVLEHFISQLSHLKLNKSFYTAVEAMEYLYSNQVDLMFLDINMPGLTGMEMLEAMSNKPFVILTTAYKEYALESYKYDVVDYLVKPFDFKTFLSAIDKVINRLGTSKRTSEQPNNDTDHIVLKVDNEIIKLDFGSIYYTQSYGNYVKFFTAEKMYLSQITTQEVESKLDPRLFVRIHKSYLVALKEISKIAGGELSLKNGTVLPIGKFYKKNVIDRMKN; encoded by the coding sequence ATGAATCAGCTTAATTGTATTATTATTGATGATGAAGAAGGTGCCCACCGTGTACTGGAACATTTTATAAGCCAGCTTAGTCATCTTAAGCTGAACAAATCCTTTTATACCGCTGTAGAAGCAATGGAATATCTGTACAGTAACCAAGTGGATCTTATGTTCCTTGATATCAATATGCCAGGCTTAACAGGAATGGAAATGCTCGAAGCAATGTCCAATAAGCCATTTGTTATCCTCACCACTGCTTACAAAGAGTATGCATTAGAATCTTACAAATATGATGTTGTAGATTATCTCGTAAAGCCATTTGACTTCAAAACATTTCTTTCGGCAATTGATAAAGTTATTAACCGGCTGGGAACGTCTAAAAGAACTTCAGAACAGCCCAATAACGATACTGACCATATTGTGCTAAAAGTGGATAATGAAATCATAAAACTAGACTTTGGTTCCATATACTATACCCAGAGTTATGGCAATTATGTAAAATTTTTCACTGCTGAGAAAATGTATCTCAGCCAGATCACTACTCAGGAAGTGGAAAGCAAATTGGATCCCAGGCTTTTTGTCAGAATTCATAAATCTTACTTGGTTGCATTGAAGGAGATTTCCAAAATTGCCGGTGGTGAACTATCTCTAAAAAATGGGACAGTTCTGCCAATTGGAAAATTTTATAAAAAAAATGTGATTGATAGAATGAAAAACTAG
- a CDS encoding FAD:protein FMN transferase: MLREFRKPQRLMGNAFEITVVDDNENKAYQHMEAAVSEIQRIEKLLTTFNENSHTSQINHYAGIQPIKVDREVFDLIERSLRISRITDGYFDISYGGIDKSFWNFDREMKKLPDPQHIKNHLKLVNYKNILLNPEEQTVFLKEKGMRIGFGGIGKGYAAEMAKRLLQKRGVQSGIVNASGDLTTWGMQSNGKPWTVGIADPDHAKQPFSYMNITDMAVATSGNYEKFVIIDGRKYSHTINPKTGMPVSGIKSVTIFCPNAEIADAMATPVGIMGIKAALDMVNQIHQLECIIIDDDNTVYSSQNINLQ, translated from the coding sequence ATGTTAAGAGAATTCAGAAAGCCGCAAAGGCTGATGGGAAATGCTTTCGAAATTACCGTTGTAGACGATAATGAAAACAAGGCTTATCAGCATATGGAAGCAGCCGTTTCAGAAATTCAGAGAATTGAAAAACTGCTGACCACTTTTAATGAAAACAGCCATACAAGCCAGATCAACCATTACGCAGGAATACAGCCGATAAAGGTAGATAGGGAAGTGTTTGACCTCATTGAAAGAAGCCTTCGGATCAGCCGGATTACTGACGGGTATTTTGATATTTCCTACGGAGGAATTGATAAAAGTTTCTGGAACTTTGACCGGGAAATGAAAAAGCTTCCGGATCCGCAGCACATAAAAAATCATTTAAAACTGGTGAATTATAAAAATATTCTCCTCAATCCTGAAGAACAGACCGTTTTTCTTAAAGAGAAAGGAATGAGAATAGGCTTCGGAGGAATTGGAAAAGGCTACGCCGCTGAAATGGCCAAAAGGCTGCTTCAGAAAAGAGGAGTACAATCTGGGATTGTAAATGCCTCCGGTGATCTTACCACATGGGGAATGCAGAGCAATGGAAAGCCATGGACGGTAGGAATTGCAGATCCGGATCACGCAAAGCAGCCGTTTTCTTACATGAATATTACAGATATGGCTGTGGCAACCTCAGGAAATTACGAAAAGTTTGTCATCATTGACGGCAGAAAGTATTCTCACACCATCAATCCCAAAACCGGAATGCCTGTTTCAGGAATCAAAAGCGTTACTATTTTCTGCCCGAATGCAGAAATAGCAGATGCTATGGCAACTCCTGTCGGTATTATGGGAATAAAAGCAGCATTGGATATGGTGAATCAGATCCATCAGCTGGAATGTATCATTATAGATGATGACAATACTGTCTATTCATCCCAAAACATTAATTTACAATGA